ATAAACGTCGGCATAAGGAACTGTCTGGGTATTGTAGCCCATGGCCTGCGCGGCAAGGTTATATACGTCCATATCCGGAACACGGACAAGGACACCCTTCTCTAGATCAGGATTGAGGGGCTCATTGGCCGCTTTGGTGGTACCGGTCCCGATCATACCCTCAACATAGAAACCCAGGAGCTTAACGCCGAGCCTTTCGTTGAACTCGTTCATCTTACCGAAAAGCCAGCCATCCTGTGCAAAAACTTTCTTTGCATCTTCATAGTCGCTGACATATCCGTTGATGTAGATAAGTTCCATCCGGGGATCAAACTGGCTGGGAACGGAGATACAGGACATGTCAATGGTTCCGCGAATCTGCTCTTCATAGACCAGACTGTAGTCGCCAAGCTGGTTGGCAGGAAAAACTCTAACTTCAATGCGGCCATCTGTTCTATCCTTAATCTGCTCGGCAATCTTGTTCATCATTTCGGTAGCCGGATGATCGGTTGCGTTCTGTCCCGCAAACTTAAGAGTCAGTTCCGGCTCAGCTAGAACAGTGTTTGCACCGAAAAAAAGCATGCTTATCAAGGTGACACAAACAATTCGTTTTTTTAAGAACATTCTACATTCTCCCTTTGGTTAAAATTAAGCGAATTAATTAATACCTGGAAACAACGTACGATTTGCCTTTTTATCCTCCTTTTTCTGTGGTTGACTATCAATGGGCAACAATGCAGATGATCCCATTATCCCCCTTTTAAAGATATACAAACTTCAGATTGTACACAATAAATACATACATTCTCTTTGTGCTGTTGCTGTATACACTATTTTGCTACCAGCGGCAACCATCGATTTCTTCGTACCTGCATTGGCTTAGCCTCATTAAAAAAATGTACAATAGAAAAAGTTAGGTTTTATTAGTTATTTTCTCAAACCCTGAGATCTGTTTAAAACAACCTTTTTCAGAATCGGTCCAATAAAGATCGCATTAATCATTCTCGATAATCTCGTAAAAAAGTTACCACAAAGCGCTCAGATAACCAGATAAAAAAATATTTCAATAAGGATTGGGATTTTTACGACGTCATCAATTCTTCAGCATTCGCACGCCCACGTCTTCCAGTTGACAGTCCATCCATCTTACCTCATTAACGTATCTTCCCGGAGAACTACTTAATAACCACAAATCAATCAAATATCAGCATCATTTTTTTTGAGCCTGCAACTATTTTATCGAAGGTTTTTACCTGCGGCAGCAGGTGCCTCAGAACCAGGAAGATACCCTGTATATGCAAAAGAAAAAACTCTTTATCTTATAGTAAACCAGCAGTTGAACAGATAAGCAACTTTCACTCGCATCCCGCTTCAACTATTGCCAATTGCGCACCCGTATTTGCCTTGGCTTCAGAAGATTATAATCCTCTCGTTGGTCAGAATCAAAATATCTTCAAACTACCTTGAAAATAACTCTTTTATTAATCTCGTGGTTATTGAGAAAGTTGGTGAATATTATCCAATCTGGAAATAATTCACCTCCCATGCTTTCTTTTTTATTAAGATAGTAGTAGCTATTTAATTTTGATGGCGCCTAAGAAGGCTGACCTCTTTTAAACCGACAGCTCAAGATATAATATCAGAAAGACAAAAAACCTTACATCCTGAACTTTTGCATGTTAACCGGTAACGATTATGTTCAAACCGAAATGCTTACCCATCCTGATCGGCAGTCTTCCGCTGACTGACCATCAGAAAGCCACGGAAGTCATTCTCTCATATACTCCGGAAATTCCGCTGTGGCCTCAATTACCCAAACTTCCCCGGGAAGGGATGGTTCGTCAGTTTATCTCGGGGTTCCCGGGACTGCAGGAAGATGGAGGACGGTTTTGGATCGACACCGGTGTATCCGATTTTGAAGAGCAGATGACTGCCTTTTATCAGGAATATATGGAAATTGAAGAAAAGTCCGGTTCCGTTTTTTCCACAGGTTCCAGGTTTGCTCTGAATGCCGAAACCGCCACGGGGTTCGAGGTATTTATCAATACCATGAAAGCCCGGCGGCAATCCTTTATTACACTCAAAGGACAAATCACCGGCCCGGTAACCACAGGTATCGGAGTAAAGGACCAGGAGAACAGATCCATTTTCTACGATGACGGACTGCGGGATATGCTGATCAAACTCCTCACCCTCAAAGCCTGCTGGCAAATCGTAAAGCTCAAAGAACTAACCGGAACGGCCTCTCCGATTATATTTATCGACGAACCCGGTATTGTCAGCTTCGGCTCAAGCGCCTTCGTCGGTATTTCCAAAGAGATGGTCTCCGAGGCAGTGGCCGAGGTGGTTGCCGGCATTCAGGGAGCAGGA
This window of the Desulfopila inferna genome carries:
- the dctP gene encoding TRAP transporter substrate-binding protein DctP: MFLKKRIVCVTLISMLFFGANTVLAEPELTLKFAGQNATDHPATEMMNKIAEQIKDRTDGRIEVRVFPANQLGDYSLVYEEQIRGTIDMSCISVPSQFDPRMELIYINGYVSDYEDAKKVFAQDGWLFGKMNEFNERLGVKLLGFYVEGMIGTGTTKAANEPLNPDLEKGVLVRVPDMDVYNLAAQAMGYNTQTVPYADVYQAIQTGVVDGVNGYPVAAAYTALGDVLKHWYMTNYSIEVLNYMISGQTWNKIKPEDQAVIQEILADATTSSIDNAKNVDNHYMDLMREKGIEVHTYTKEELQPIMKASASTWPKLERNMTKELMDEFREELAPK